The following proteins are encoded in a genomic region of Actinomycetota bacterium:
- a CDS encoding type 1 glutamine amidotransferase, translating to MDLEGKRVAVIIGRGFQDQEATVPIAFLRDEGAEVTTVGPETGEVKGIHGTVIEVVKTFRELDPAAFDAMVVPGGRAPAYLRKFEEAREFVAAFAATGKPLAAICHGGQLLASAGLVKGLTMTGYPKIKEEMEEAGAVFVDREVVIDHNIITSRVPDDLPAFNAALKEALLR from the coding sequence ATGGATCTCGAGGGAAAGCGGGTCGCGGTGATCATCGGCAGGGGCTTCCAGGACCAGGAAGCCACGGTCCCCATCGCCTTCCTACGGGATGAGGGCGCCGAGGTGACAACGGTTGGGCCGGAGACCGGGGAGGTCAAGGGCATCCACGGCACGGTCATCGAGGTGGTAAAAACCTTCCGCGAACTGGACCCTGCCGCTTTCGACGCCATGGTGGTGCCCGGGGGGAGGGCTCCCGCCTACCTGCGAAAATTCGAGGAGGCGCGGGAGTTCGTGGCCGCCTTCGCGGCCACCGGGAAACCCCTGGCAGCCATCTGCCACGGAGGGCAGCTCCTTGCCTCAGCCGGGTTGGTGAAAGGCCTTACCATGACCGGGTACCCCAAGATCAAGGAGGAGATGGAGGAGGCCGGAGCCGTCTTCGTGGACCGCGAGGTGGTCATCGACCACAACATCATAACCTCCCGGGTGCCGGACGACCTGCCAGCCTTCAACGCCGCCTTGAAAGAGGCGCTGCTGAGATAG
- a CDS encoding DUF1122 family protein has translation MESPAEVLMRALEGRRLGGYSLLPRDLKPGRTGRETYFHLFLLRDGGISSNPVVEGLFFAGRGDYIRPWLEFRYRPDVAFSGGAHADLEGEGLTAALFSVLGELIPPGGSMMAIYGAEEHPLFRETERGLKRGFPPPATPLGRYLWNAGLRWFKDWYFPEGWLEGNMKLQATRPLDDAIRAERERGIREELRAFIAVMEGRTLETWEEDALSRAREVLSGLV, from the coding sequence ATGGAAAGCCCCGCGGAGGTCCTGATGCGAGCCCTGGAGGGGAGGCGCCTCGGCGGGTACTCGCTGTTGCCCCGAGACCTCAAGCCCGGGAGGACGGGCAGGGAGACCTATTTCCACCTCTTCCTGTTGAGGGACGGCGGGATTTCGTCAAATCCCGTGGTGGAGGGGCTCTTTTTCGCCGGCAGGGGCGATTATATAAGGCCCTGGCTGGAATTCCGATACCGGCCGGATGTGGCTTTTTCGGGGGGCGCGCACGCCGACTTGGAGGGGGAGGGCCTGACCGCCGCGCTCTTCTCCGTCCTGGGAGAGCTGATCCCGCCCGGAGGGTCCATGATGGCCATCTACGGAGCCGAGGAGCACCCCCTTTTCCGGGAGACGGAGAGGGGCCTCAAGCGGGGATTTCCTCCCCCGGCCACACCCCTGGGGCGTTATCTATGGAATGCCGGGCTGCGCTGGTTCAAGGACTGGTACTTCCCCGAGGGGTGGCTGGAGGGCAACATGAAGCTCCAGGCCACGCGCCCCCTGGACGATGCCATACGCGCGGAGAGAGAGCGAGGGATCCGGGAGGAGCTGCGGGCTTTCATCGCGGTCATGGAGGGAAGGACGCTGGAAACTTGGGAGGAGGACGCGCTGTCGCGGGCGCGTGAGGTCCTTTCCGGCCTGGTCTGA